From a single Chitinispirillales bacterium ANBcel5 genomic region:
- a CDS encoding penicillin-binding protein activator LpoB, with protein MGKFKALIYLALALIVAGCSTKVSRVDTDSTIDLTGRWNDTDSRLVAEEMIEDCLNQRWLYKWETEGKRPTVIVGNIVNRSHEHINTQTFTRNIERELLNSGRVQFVATREEREQLREERLDQAEHASVQTQQQMGEEYGADLMLIGSINTIVDQEGRRAVIYYQVNMELVEIESNMKVWIGEKQIKKYVERASTKF; from the coding sequence ATGGGAAAGTTTAAAGCGTTGATTTATCTTGCACTTGCGCTGATTGTGGCAGGTTGCTCGACTAAAGTTTCAAGAGTAGATACCGATTCTACCATCGACCTGACTGGTAGATGGAATGACACCGACTCACGTCTGGTTGCTGAAGAGATGATAGAAGACTGTCTCAATCAGCGCTGGCTCTATAAATGGGAAACTGAAGGAAAGCGGCCTACCGTTATCGTAGGAAATATCGTCAACAGGAGTCATGAACATATAAACACCCAGACCTTTACCAGAAACATAGAGCGTGAGCTTTTAAACAGTGGTAGGGTGCAGTTTGTGGCCACACGGGAGGAACGTGAGCAGCTCCGTGAAGAGCGTCTCGATCAGGCTGAACATGCTTCAGTGCAGACACAGCAGCAGATGGGTGAAGAATACGGTGCTGATCTGATGCTTATTGGTTCCATAAACACAATTGTGGACCAGGAGGGGCGCAGAGCAGTTATCTATTACCAGGTAAATATGGAACTGGTTGAGATTGAATCCAATATGAAAGTATGGATCGGTGAAAAGCAGATTAAAAAGTATGTGGAGAGAGCATCTACAAAGTTCTAA